A region from the Acyrthosiphon pisum isolate AL4f chromosome A1, pea_aphid_22Mar2018_4r6ur, whole genome shotgun sequence genome encodes:
- the LOC100570117 gene encoding ring canal kelch homolog isoform X1, whose protein sequence is MSVKEMDTIQASSGENNLKQVLKSNECAPTHFRNDSHSLRILEDLQSLRKNEVLCDIRFETDDGTLVLGHKNVLIAASPYFRAMFSNFDESNKDLVNIRELDSTILQQLIDYIYTGEIIVTKENVQELFPAANVLQLDYVKGVCAEFLQKQLNASNCLGIRVFAELHHCTELLSTSEAFIKKQFLELVKSDEFLSLSSEGVVKIISCNDLAVPSEEKVFECVMKWVKHDLDHRKDFLPELMEHVRLPLLRPDILNNVVEEPLLNNSLKCNNYITETLRFNLKKSVQKFTIPKTIRCKPRQFGGSQKVILMFNRSDTSPKCFTEWYDPATKLRQNAPGIKGYRQTAGLGVIGDQFVFAVGGVNLSSSKSVSMLDVSSQSPSWVPMVDMLVSRNLLGVGVLGDSIYAVGGCDGPTALNSVEVFDITIQKWRMVSSITNARINFGVGVLNNRLYAVGGADNENRLKSVECYDPTLDTWTSVAEMSVCRYGVGVGVLDGLIYAIGGFNVEYLKSVEVYRPSDGVWSSIADMNLCRLRPGVVTLDGLLYVMGGETDKSIIDTVEIYNPITNTWTMEKLSRSGVQIYGGVVIDRPPHFKIN, encoded by the exons ATGTCAGTAAAAGAAATGGATACCATTCAGGCTTCATCTGGTGAAAATAATCTAAAGCaagttttaaaatcaaatgaatGTGCACCAACACATTTTAGAAATGACTCTCACTCTTTAAGAATACTAGAGGATTTACAATCTCTACGCAA aaatgaaGTTTTATGTGATATTAGATTTGAAACAGATGACGGTACTTTAGTATTAGgacataaaaatgttctaattgCCGCTAGTCCATATTTCCGAGCAATGTTCAGTAATTTTGATGAGAGCAATAAAGATCTTGTTAATATAAGAGAATTAGATTCCACCATCTTACaacaattaatagattatatttataccggAGAGATTATAGTCACAAAAGAAAATGtacag GAGTTGTTTCCAGCGGCAAATGTATTACAGTTAGATTATGTAAAAGGTGTATGTGCtgagtttttacaaaaacaactgAATGCATCAAATTGTCTTGGTATCAGAGTGTTTGCTGAGTTACATCACTGTACGGAATTGTTATCAACTTCTGAAGCATTcattaaaaaacagttttt AGAATTGGTTAAAAGTGATGAGTTCCTATCTCTATCTTCTGAAGGTGTGGTTAAGATTATCTCCTGTAATGACCTTGCTGTTCCATCTGAAGAAAAA gtatttgaatGCGTTATGAAATGGGTAAAACATGATTTGGATCACAGAAAAGATTTTTTACCAGAATTAATGGAACATGTACGTTTGCCATTATTAAGGCctgatattttaaacaatgtagTTGAAGAACCTCTTTTAAATAATAGtcttaaat gtaacaattatataacTGAAACATTAcgttttaatctaaaaaaatctgTTCAAAAGTTCACTATACCTAAAACAATAAGATGTAAACCTAGGCAGTTTGGTGGTTCTCAAAAA gttattttaatgttcaacCGGTCTGATACATCGCCAAAGTGTTTTACGGAATGGTATGACCCAGCAACCAAACTAAGACAGAATGCGCCAGGGATAAAAGGTTATCGTCAGACAGCTGGTCTAGGTGTAATTGGAGATCAATTTGTGTTTGCTGTGGGAGGTGTAAATCTATCAAGCTCTAAATCTGTTAGTATGCTTGATGTATCTTCACAATCACCTTCTTGGGTTCCAATGGTCGACATGTTAGTGAGTCGAAATCTGTTAGGAGTCGGAGTATTAGGCGATTCCATATATGCT GTTGGTGGATGTGACGGCCCCACTGCATTAAATAGTGTTGAGGTATTTGatattacaattcaaaaatgGCGAATGGTGTCTAGTATTACAAATGCAAGAATTAATTTTGGTGTTGGTGTACTCAATAATCGATTATATGCg GTTGGAGGCGCTGATAATGAAAACAGATTGAAATCTGTGGAATGTTATGATCCCACACTTGACACATGGACATCAGTGGCAGAAATGTCTGTATGCCGTTATGGTGTTGGTGTAGGAGTTTTGGATGGTCTTATATATGCTATTGGTGGTTTTAATGTAGAGTATCTTAAAAGTGTTGAGGTGTACAGACCAAGTGATGGAGTATGGTCTTCTATTGCCGATATGAATTTGTGCCGATTGAGGCCTG gGGTTGTCACATTAGATGGTTTATTATATGTAATGGGCGGAGAAACTGACAAATCTATTATTGATACTGTAGAAATTTACAATCCAATCACTAATACTTGGACCATGGAGAAATTATCAAGAAGTGGAGTACAAATTTATGGTGGAGTAGTTATTGATAGACcaccacattttaaaattaattag
- the LOC100570117 gene encoding ring canal kelch homolog isoform X2 gives MSVKEMDTIQASSGENNLKQVLKSNECAPTHFRNDSHSLRILEDLQSLRKNEVLCDIRFETDDGTLVLGHKNVLIAASPYFRAMFSNFDESNKDLVNIRELDSTILQQLIDYIYTGEIIVTKENVQELFPAANVLQLDYVKGVCAEFLQKQLNASNCLGIRVFAELHHCTELLSTSEAFIKKQFLELVKSDEFLSLSSEGVVKIISCNDLAVPSEEKVFECVMKWVKHDLDHRKDFLPELMEHVRLPLLRPDILNNVVEEPLLNNSLKCNNYITETLRFNLKKSVQKFTIPKTIRCKPRQFGGSQKVILMFNRSDTSPKCFTEWYDPATKLRQNAPGIKGYRQTAGLGVIGDQFVFAVGGVNLSSSKSVSMLDVSSQSPSWVPMVDMLVSRNLLGVGVLGDSIYAVGGCDGPTALNSVEVFDITIQKWRMVSSITNARINFGVGVLNNRLYAVGGADNENRLKSVECYDPTLDTWTSVAEMSVCRYGVGVGVLDGLIYAIGGFNVEYLKSVEVYRPSDGVWSSIADMNLCRLRPDGLLYVMGGETDKSIIDTVEIYNPITNTWTMEKLSRSGVQIYGGVVIDRPPHFKIN, from the exons ATGTCAGTAAAAGAAATGGATACCATTCAGGCTTCATCTGGTGAAAATAATCTAAAGCaagttttaaaatcaaatgaatGTGCACCAACACATTTTAGAAATGACTCTCACTCTTTAAGAATACTAGAGGATTTACAATCTCTACGCAA aaatgaaGTTTTATGTGATATTAGATTTGAAACAGATGACGGTACTTTAGTATTAGgacataaaaatgttctaattgCCGCTAGTCCATATTTCCGAGCAATGTTCAGTAATTTTGATGAGAGCAATAAAGATCTTGTTAATATAAGAGAATTAGATTCCACCATCTTACaacaattaatagattatatttataccggAGAGATTATAGTCACAAAAGAAAATGtacag GAGTTGTTTCCAGCGGCAAATGTATTACAGTTAGATTATGTAAAAGGTGTATGTGCtgagtttttacaaaaacaactgAATGCATCAAATTGTCTTGGTATCAGAGTGTTTGCTGAGTTACATCACTGTACGGAATTGTTATCAACTTCTGAAGCATTcattaaaaaacagttttt AGAATTGGTTAAAAGTGATGAGTTCCTATCTCTATCTTCTGAAGGTGTGGTTAAGATTATCTCCTGTAATGACCTTGCTGTTCCATCTGAAGAAAAA gtatttgaatGCGTTATGAAATGGGTAAAACATGATTTGGATCACAGAAAAGATTTTTTACCAGAATTAATGGAACATGTACGTTTGCCATTATTAAGGCctgatattttaaacaatgtagTTGAAGAACCTCTTTTAAATAATAGtcttaaat gtaacaattatataacTGAAACATTAcgttttaatctaaaaaaatctgTTCAAAAGTTCACTATACCTAAAACAATAAGATGTAAACCTAGGCAGTTTGGTGGTTCTCAAAAA gttattttaatgttcaacCGGTCTGATACATCGCCAAAGTGTTTTACGGAATGGTATGACCCAGCAACCAAACTAAGACAGAATGCGCCAGGGATAAAAGGTTATCGTCAGACAGCTGGTCTAGGTGTAATTGGAGATCAATTTGTGTTTGCTGTGGGAGGTGTAAATCTATCAAGCTCTAAATCTGTTAGTATGCTTGATGTATCTTCACAATCACCTTCTTGGGTTCCAATGGTCGACATGTTAGTGAGTCGAAATCTGTTAGGAGTCGGAGTATTAGGCGATTCCATATATGCT GTTGGTGGATGTGACGGCCCCACTGCATTAAATAGTGTTGAGGTATTTGatattacaattcaaaaatgGCGAATGGTGTCTAGTATTACAAATGCAAGAATTAATTTTGGTGTTGGTGTACTCAATAATCGATTATATGCg GTTGGAGGCGCTGATAATGAAAACAGATTGAAATCTGTGGAATGTTATGATCCCACACTTGACACATGGACATCAGTGGCAGAAATGTCTGTATGCCGTTATGGTGTTGGTGTAGGAGTTTTGGATGGTCTTATATATGCTATTGGTGGTTTTAATGTAGAGTATCTTAAAAGTGTTGAGGTGTACAGACCAAGTGATGGAGTATGGTCTTCTATTGCCGATATGAATTTGTGCCGATTGAGGCCTG ATGGTTTATTATATGTAATGGGCGGAGAAACTGACAAATCTATTATTGATACTGTAGAAATTTACAATCCAATCACTAATACTTGGACCATGGAGAAATTATCAAGAAGTGGAGTACAAATTTATGGTGGAGTAGTTATTGATAGACcaccacattttaaaattaattag